CTTCTTTAAGTCCCTACACGAGTCTGTTGTGTGGCTGTGGAACTGGTGGAACTCGCAGAAGTCATTTCTATTTTCAGTTCGCGCTGGTTGCTGACCTCTGTTCCATGGGTAAGTGATTTCGTTTTTTCCGTCGATCGTTTTAAGGATCTCGGATATGGGGGTTATTTAGCTTCGTGTAGACTGGGTCTACGAACTTTCCTTTCTTTTGTTGGGCCTGGTCTCTCCCTTTCGATCCTCTAGTCTGATGTTTGTCGAACTGTGTTGATCCGCTGTTGGATCGCCCCGCTCCTTGGGCTGGCACCTGAGGGTTCTGTGGCTCTACCACATTTGCTCCTCTACTTGATCCTTTTGCCATCTTGTCATAAGTTCCATCTTGGAGTTCCTCCAAGGCCACATAATCCTCTTGGATTTGTCTTAGCTTACCCAAGTTCTTTGGCATGGTTTCATACATGCGGACAAAGAGAGGGTATGTCTTTCTAAGACTATTCTTAAAGCCCAAGATCGCATAGTCCTCAGGGACCTTTCCAATCTCAGAACATAATTTCCTCCATCGTGTCACCAGGGAGTGAAGTGACTCATTTGGTCCTCGTGACATCTGGAATAGTGCATCAAATTCTGGTCGGATTCGGCTATTATGAATGTATGTTTCTAAAACCAGCTCAGATAGGTGGTCGAACGAATTAACTGAGCGCTTAGGCAAGTTGTTGAACCACATTAGGGTTTCATCCCTCAGACTGGCAGGGAAAAATTTACACAATACCACATCATAATGATCCCATTGGGTCAGTGTCATACAATAAGTTCTAAGATGCTCAATTGCATCTCCCGTTCCGGTGAACGGGGATGTGAACGTCGGTAGGGAACATTTCCTTGTAAATGGAAACCTTAATAGGTTTTCAGATAAGGGGGATTGTCCTGCTTCTTGCATGACTACCGCCAGCTTCTTGCTCTCCTGCTTCCCTGTGGCTTCTCTGTACATCACTTCAAGCCGGTTGAGTCGGGCTTGGAGTTGGTCATCATTTCGTCTTGTGTcggccttctttcttcttcccagAGATCTCTCGGGCGACAAAGATGGTTCATGGTGGCGATGCATTGATCGCCCTGAGCCATTGTCCGATTGTTCAGTGTCTGATACAATCTTAGAACGAGTTGACCTCGAGTTCTGCCCTCGCTTTGGGTTTATGGATGCGAGGTTCTCGGTCTCGTGGTTGATTTTAACTTCGTCGATTCGATTCTTTTCTCATCTATGTTTGGGGTCGACGTCTGGCGACCCTTCGGATGGACTATCCTCGTGATCGAGTACACCTTTGCTTCCCTTGGGAAAGCGGTCCGCTGTTTCCTCGTTAGAGGTGTCAGGGATGTTAATTCGTTCGTCATCTTGTAGATTTTCAAAGGGGTTTTCCTCCTCTGGGATCTCTTCAATAGTAGTGAGTGGcaccttcttttttgtttttcgttTCATCCTGCGGTTTCTCCGCTCAAGCCTTATGTTACGCCTTTCAAGTCTCTCCATTCTCTCATCATGAGCTTCTTGGGCTTTCAGGATGGTTGTGATGGCAGCATTGGCATCGCCGAGGTCTGAAGGGTTGTTCTTCTTGACCTTTTGGTTCGTCGCTTGCCTTGGCAAGCGGTTCAACCCTCCTGGTTTTGTTAGATGAATATCATCACGCctctcgaaggggtttccctcgcctTCGGATCTAGAATTATCAGTTATTCCTTCCTGATACtggtcatcgggttgtccctcgCCTGGGACTTCACCATTCATCAGAGCCTCGCCTGGCTCCATATCGTCGAGTCCTTCTAGTTAGGCTCCACCATTTTCACATTGGCTCATGTGAGCAGATCGTCGCGtcaccattaccttccctgcaatATATGCAATGatacttaatttgtcttttctttagaaaagtgggaccctaaaTTTGCAGGTCATGTGAAATTACTAAGCCATAGTTCAGACCGGACAGTTTAGTACAAGAAGACTTTGCAGTAAgttttggagacatgtgaaatgtcaaaacattcccttTTAGCATGGGGTATTGATGATGGAAAAAAGGTGTTTCTTTAGTTCCCTTTTTTCGAGGAAATACCTCTTCCAACACGCCATACCTTTATATGGAAGAAACCAAATTATGACGATTGAGTACATCTTCCCATTCTAGGAAATATATCCCATCATCTTTTATCTTTTGATTTCgaacaaactttgagtttgatgaTTGATTATGTACTCATTAATCCTTCCCCTTGACTTAGATTTAGGTTCTTAAGAAGGAGATCTTGGATTTTGTTGAGTTTGATGAGGAGCATCATGAAAAATTTGCCCtttcaactctcataaggtgatATCTTCCTTATGTAGTTTACTGACTAGTATCTCTTCCCAGCtatttcatggaggagatcgtttgagcaccgAAGTGTTTGAAACTTCATATTTACTCTGATCTACAACTCTCCTGAGCTACTTGAGGAAGGCATAAAAATCTTAGAAATGACAATAAACCTTGAAGAAGATTAGTGAAAAAACGTAGATCTGTTGATCTTGAGGTTCTTCTAGACTTCTCAGATCATGAAGATCATGTTTGAGTCCGAGTTTTACTCATTCATCTCAATAGAAATCTACTTTGTAGTGTGAAAAACACCTCTCTCATGgagattatgaaaacaatatagaaatgttattagggaggtagattagatcttcacacctccctgtttctagcgccaaaatgtagttgcatattttctgactactacactcatgtgaaattaaagactaaaaactactaaaacatacaagattcaatatgaacaagatttaaagagcatgaaatgtaaatattgacacaagcatataacgtggttcggccatgaagacctacgtccatgggaaagaagatgttttcttattgattatgaggtcttacccttgaaagtgttacaaatctcttctagatttctcagtTTCTCTCTATCTAAATATCTcttaggaattctctgtagaaagacaatCTAGGATTACATAAATTGTCCATCTCcttgtacatggactggtatttatacaCAAAATAAACTTGTGGTGGCTTGATCGTCCGAGTTTGGTGAGCTGTCCTCCATCGTCCTGGTTTCCTCGGACTGGTTCTATACTGTCCCTCGTGTATCTCACTCTTCTTTGGATCGTGTTGtccttctgtggagaacctcgtTCTCTATCGCCTCGGGGTCGttagtatagatcgtccgagcCTTCCGTCACGATGTAGAACTACCCAtgtcttgttcttatccttcattaaatgcggcctttctttttagacttgaccgtctgagcataTTAGACCTTtccttacacgcgtcattcatgtgacgCTTGTGtagttgcctcgactgagacaaaatCTCCTTTTTAGAGGATGATTCGATGCTCCTATGTTATCATCCTATCATGTATTCATCCCTGGAGATATTGACACGTGgccgtcgggtattttacccacacacgTTTTGCAAGAGCTAATGATGGTTGTATCACTTTTAGAGGAATGAACTTTCGTAATGTTATACCTAAGACATATCTATGGTTTCAGCCGTGAAACCACTTTCAAGTGCCCAATCAAAAAAGTGAAGCAAAGATCCGAGCATCATGTGAAGAACTTGACGAGCCATGACGAGCCATTGGGAGGCCTGAATAGATATATTtgtcattctttttttttgtaattttgaaatcaaaatgattttgtagtattacGAAACCTGAAATTATATTCTGATGTTCTACCTAAGATTGTCACATGGATAGATAACCAAATCCAATTCGGCTTGTTGTGGTTCTATTGTGTTTCGCATATTTCATGGATTGATGTTGGTTTTTTATGTTTAGTATCTCAGTTTTAGTCATGGCTAGGCTCTGGATCAATTGTCACCAGGATAATGCATGTACGCGGCTTAATAATCCTCTTTCGTAAAGCTCTCAATGAAAAAATTCTATTTCAAAATAACTTCAAGGTGCTTTTTGCACAAGTAGATGACAAAAAAAGTACGAAAATGCTAAATAAAACCGAAGGATAAATCCCGATTTACCTTTTTAATGTCACTGAATTGTGGGACCTCCTACCATAAAAAAAATGTTCTCTAGTGGATGGCAGATCCCAGAATTCCGTGAGACTTGGGAAATAAGTCAGGATTTATCATCTCCCGAAACTGAAAACGAAACcgtattaaatgctttaaaagaacctacaaaatGCAACTTCAACTTTGTCGGTCAAAATCATCAGTCATACGGTGCTTCTTCCTTCCCTGCTAACTTTATGGAAGATTTTCCACAGGCTGTAAGAATCTACTGGGCTACATAGTGGTTCTCGCCATCATGTAACATGAATAGTGATTAAAACTGTATaaatcatatctttttgagtgtaTAAATGACAAGGGCTTGATCACACTAACATGGTGTTAGTTCCAAAGTTTAAAAACCCCACTATCCATTCTGATTTTAGACCCCTAGCCTTTACCAACATTATTTACAAAGTCATCACAAAAATTCTAGCTCAGAGAATAAAAGGGCATCTAGACAAATTAGTTGATAAAGGACAGTCTGCCTTCATACCTGGGAGACAGATCATAGATAATATAGTGGAAGCTAAAGAGATGTTCCGTTCCATTCCATGTCAAATTCCAAATCTACATTAGGAGCCTTTGCTTTAAAAATAGATATCAGTAAGGCATACGACAGGATAAGCTGGAAATTCTTAAGCCATTGTCTCAGAATTTTTGGAATTGTAGGCCATACTCACGATTTGATCATGTATTGCATTAGCACTGCTAGCTTTTCAATTGTTGTAAATGGTCAGGCCGAAGGTCATTTCAAAAGTGAAATGGGTCTCAGGCAAGGTTGCCCTTTATCGCCATATCTATTCATACTTTGCTCTCAAGGACTTTCCTAGATGATGAGAAAAAAATGGAGGAAACTGCATTCTACAATGGCTATAGAACGTGCAGGAAAGCCCCAGATGTATCTCATCTCATGTTCGCTGATGATTTACTTCTATTTGGTACTCTGGACAACAGAACGATTCAGACTCTGCTTCATATATTACACATCTACGCTGCGTGGTCGGGTCAGAGTGTAAACATGGAGAAATCAGttgtttactcgtccatttgaaccatgttttaaaaatatttggacaattgaCCCAATTTCCGTTCTACGTTGTGTGCCACTAGAGGCTCCCCATTTAACAAGAAGATCAGCAACCGCGTTACCCTCCCTGCAAATATCCTCCCTGCAAATATGCAAGAATCTAAAATGAATGGAAGATACCAAAATCTAAACTGAATGAAAAGGTTATAAAAGGACCCTTAGGTGGATTTCCTTGAGGTGGATTGTTTAACTTACAataatcggaaaatgggtcatttgtccaaatatctttaaaacatggttcaaatagcaaggatgaaactggattcatcctgacttaaacttaaaaaatagtaaggatgaaactggatgcatcctgatgtaaattaaaaataagaaaaaatatttgaaaatgggtaggataaaactgtttacatcctggctatttttacattcttgcccatttaaacaatatcaagatCTAAATATCCTTTTCACTCAGGAGTTGTTGATtatggtctttttaaccaattttgtgtacaaTAATCTGGTTATGGAAATTGCCGCTTCACCATAATCTCTTGTCTGCCACTTTTTCTCTCTTTATTACACTGAGTAGTTAAAAGTAAAAACCCCTGGCTTATAAGAGTATAATAAATTAACTAACAGTTAATAGTATAGAAATAGCTCCATTCTGGACTATAGATTGACCAATTGGTAGGTTGTATGATAATagacattttttttccttttatcttTATGATATTGTCATATGTGGTGGAACCACGTTTATGACTTATAAATCCGATTGAGTTTACGGAACATCAGTCTAAAGGAAACTATAGCTAGAAACAATGGATAATCAGTATTCATACGACAACAATGCTACAAACATAGATGAAGAAACTAGTCCTCTGGTTAGTCCATTCTCTTAGAGCCTAAACAGTTCAATCTTATCGTTAGTCATTTTCGCTGTTCTTGAACTAGATACACCCATTACTGAATTTGAATGTTTGGAAATATGTAATAAGGATTTTGCAACAGTGAATGTTCGTTTTTCTTCAATCATAGAGAGAAGCAAAAAAAAAGTGTTGTAAGATGGAAAAAGTTGTCACACAAGTCGAAGATCATTTGATTGTCCCGACATTCCCTTCAGGTTTAGCGAGTGTAGTTGCAGGATTTCCTACAACCACATCCTCAATGAAATCTCAATAACAATTCAAGTGATCATCTTAAAATTCATGTATTCATCCATAAAATCTTCAATATGGTTACAAAAGTTATGAGAAACtttaacttggagaacaaacaatctttctctctcctaatttccaAGTCTAAGCTCTCTAAAAACTCTCTACCTTTACATGGTCGCTCGGTCTCTTATACATGGATTTTtcatagtgggtgacagctaataaagcccttattttcagATCTGGCGTATGTCGTTAACGCACGCTTACTTTGACTCTTCTCGCACGTACTCTACAATATCGcacgatcatcacacttttctcgtgATTCTTCTGACGTCACCTGATGCGTCATCCTTGATATACTGCACGCGAGAAGCTTTGCTTGTTCATCGAACCATTACTTCGCACACATAATAGATGTGCGGTATTTAgtatctacattttgcctcttctcatgtcgtttcTTTGGAAAGGGTGCGATATGAGAAACTCCAATTTCCGCACTCGTTCatcttttcgttttcttttcaGCTGACATATTCCCCTTATTTAAGCGTGAGAACTTACACGTGTCTTTTCAGCTACTTTTCAACTGACACGCCCTTTATAACCGCTTTTTCTTATCCGTTCATTCTCAATAATCGCATTAATGGGTGAATATCTCGGGAATCGAGAGTAAATATCTTATTtactctccttcttcttcatacTTCTTTTTACTCtcggtttttcctttattttctgcaACTATTTCCTTCTGCTGCTATTCCTATGATTTCATTGTTCTTactttttatcttcttttttcgcATTTCCTCTGTTATTTAATTTCTCAAATCTCAACCATCTTGATCTTGATTTTCTTGATCATCTCTGATTATCTTTTCCTTATTCCTCATTCCCATACTAAAACATGCCTGAAGTTGGTTGGAAGAACAAACGGGCATTTGACAGATTGAAGAACGAGTTTGGTGCACGGGGTTTCTTGTTATCTGCCCCTGCTGGATCAAATCCTTTATCTAAACTTAGACCTAAATGGTTTTCTCTTGAGGAATGGAGTGAACAAAAGATCATCATTTCAGTGGGACAACTTCTTGTTGGTCTTCCTATTCCCCTTTATGATCCCAGAACTCCCTTGTTTTATGAG
This genomic window from Papaver somniferum cultivar HN1 unplaced genomic scaffold, ASM357369v1 unplaced-scaffold_15, whole genome shotgun sequence contains:
- the LOC113335709 gene encoding uncharacterized protein LOC113335709, yielding MHRHHEPSLSPERSLGRRKKADTRRNDDQLQARLNRLEVMYREATGKQESKKLAVVMQEAGQSPLSENLLRFPFTRKCSLPTFTSPFTGTGDAIEHLRTYCMTLTQWDHYDVVLCKFFPASLRDETLMWFNNLPKRSVNSFDHLSELVLETYIHNSRIRPEFDALFQMSRGPNESLHSLVTRWRKLCSEIGKVPEDYAILGFKNSLRKTYPLFVRMYETMPKNLGKLRQIQEDYVALEELQDGTYDKMAKGSSRGANVVEPQNPQVPAQGAGRSNSGSTQFDKHQTRGSKGRDQAQQKKGKGQQPARTENRNDFCEFHQFHSHTTDSCRDLKKVLQDMINEWKLQECIAQPTIPPTAGSPIHGVEIPSEAQYLGCNTISHSTITTPLREGNITGRIHKRNFKGDEVFSVAREPPMEELMKLPISFSASEAPDGGRNHNDPLVVTMAIALPEHEGEEGKPKALPWALPRILIDGGSSVEILFYETFKQMGLRDECLIPSAYNIFGFNGSSTRPRAR